From Actinomyces procaprae:
TGACGCTCATGATCCCGTACATACTGTCTTTCGTGATGGCGTTGGGCGATCCGTCCTCGCTGCTGTACCGGGTGTTGTCCTACCTGCCGCCCTTCGCGCCCTTCCTGATGCCGGCCCGACTAGTACTCGGCGTGTCCTCCTGGGGCGAGCAGCTCACGGCGATGGCGATCACCCTGGTGTTCATCCCGGCCTTCGTGTGGCTGGCGGCGAAGGTGTACACGCGGGCGGTCACTCGCACGGGTGCCCGGGTACCGCTCAAGGAGGTCCTGTTCCGCCACCCCGCCTGACAGCAGCGCCTCGCTCCCCCGCCGAGGTCGGTAGATCTTACGTATCGAGGTCGGTAGATCTTACGTATCGAGGTCGGTAGATCTTACGTACCGAGGTCGGTAGATCTTACGTACCGAGGTCGGTAGATCTTACGTACCGAGGTCGGTCTGAACGGCATGTGGGGCCGCACCAGTGTGGTGGCGGCCCCACATGCTTTATCGCTGCTTCAGCAGCTCGGTTCAGTTCACCAGCTCGGGGAACCAGATCGCGATCTCACGCTCGGCGGATGCCGGCGAGTCCGAGCCGTGCACCAGGTTCTGGATGGCGCTCGTGCCCCAGTCGCGTCCGAGATCGCCGCGGATGGTTCCAGGCGCCGCCGTAGTCGGGTCGGTCGCTCCCATCAGTGAGCGCACCCCCTCCACCGCGCGCTCGCCCTCGACGACGACGGCGACGACGGGCCCCCGGGTCATGTACTCCACGACCCCGGGATAGAAGGGCTTGTCAACGTGCTCGGCGTAGTGGGCGGCCAGGATCTCAGCAGTGGGTGCCACCAGCTTCAGAGCGATGAGGTCGTAGCCCTTGGCCTCGATACGTCGCAGAATCTCACCAACCAGGTGCCGCTCCACGGCATCTGGCTTGAGCAGGACGAGGATGCGTTCGGGAGCGTCGGTCATGATGTTCCTTCCGTTTAGCGGGCTACGGCGGCCCCACGGGCACATCTCGTGCAATGCCGCCCGGCAGAGTCTAAACGAATGTCGCGGTCACGCGACCGCCTTATCGACCGGTCTCGGCATGACCTGAGTTCCGGCCTGAAGGGTCAGGGCTTGCCGAACAGCGCACGCGCCTGCGCAGCCAGCACTACCGAGCCGATGATGAGCACACCCGAGGCGGTCAGAGGCGCATCGAATCCCTCGGACATGTTCACCGCCTGCTCCGTTCCAGCCAGCAGCGTCGGTGCGACCACCACCCGGTCGGCACCGAATACCTCTCGCGCCACTACACCCAGGTCCTCGGCGTCCATGGCCCGTGGGGAATCAATGGGCACGCACACCACCGCATCACAGGCCGGCTCCAGGACGGACAGGATGCCCTCGGCGTCCTTGTCCTTCATCAACCCGACGACGGCGACCAGGTGCTGGAAGCCAAAGGCCTCCTCCACGGCGTCCGCCAGGGCGGTAACACCGTGAGGGTTGTGCCCGGCGTCGACGATCACCGTCGGGCTGGTACGCAGCACCTCCAGGCGACCAGGGCTGGTGACGGATGCGAAACCGTCCTCGACGACCTTCGCCGGAAGCTGCCTGCCACCGAAGACCGCCTCCGCGGCGGCCAGTGCCAGCAGGGCGTTATGCGCCTGATACTCGCCGTGAAGGGGAACGAACACGTCCTCGTACACGGCGGCGGCCGTTGCAAGCGTGACCATCTGGCCCCCGACACCCAGGGAGCGGTCGAGCACCCGCAGCACGCCGGCACCGGGGGCGTCGGGGTCCTCCTCCGCATCGAGCTCACGCCGCCACAGGACCTGATGGGCGCGGGCCGCGTCAGCGATCACCGCCTGCACCGCCTCCGGCTGCGCGGCCGTGATCAGCGTGGATCCGTCCTTGATGATGCCGGCCTTGTTGGCCGCGACCTCCGCCAAGGTGGTGCCGAGCCAGGTGCCGTGGTCGAGTCCGATCGAGGTGATGACCTCGACATCACCGGGCACAACGTTGGTGGAGTCCCAGGTGCCGCCCATGCCGACCTCGATCACCGCCACGTCGACCGGATGGTCCGCGAATGCCGCCAGTGCCATAACCGTGAGCACTTCGAAGAAGCTCAGCCGCGGACCGCCGTCGGCCTGGGAACGGGCGTCGACCATCTCGATGTAGGGGGCGACATCCTCCCAGGCGGCGATGAAGTCCTCCTCGCTGATGGGCTCGCCGCCAAGGGCGATGCGCTCGCGGATCGTGGCCAGGTGCGGACTGGTGAAGCGTCCGGTGCGCATGCCCGTTGCCGCAAGCAGCCGCTCGGTCATACGGGCTGTGGAGGTCTTGCCGTTAGTGCCGGCCACATGCACGATCCGGTAGCTGCGTTCGGGATTCCCCAGGATGTCGAGCACGGCTGCGACGCGCTCCAGTGAGGGCTGCACCTGGTGCTCCGGGGCGCGGGAGAGGATCTCCGCCTCTACCTGCCGCATACGGGCAGACACCTCGACGGCGTGCGCGGCCGCGGCCAGTTCCGCGCGGTGCCGGTCGTCACCGTCCGCCGCTTCGGTCTCGGCGTCGGGCAGAACCGGCTCCCAGTCCTCCCAGTCGTCGCTGTCATCGGCGTCCACTTCAGCGAGAAGGGCATCCAGACGGTCGAGGTCGCCGCCGGGCACCATGTTGGCGGCGACCAGCTCGCGCAGGGCGGCCAGGTCCTCAGCCTCGTCCCGCTCCCTGCTGTGGCCGGCAGCGGCGTCCTCCTCGGCGGCCTGGGCCGGGGACTCGCCCGCGGGTGAGTCTGCGGCCTCCAGGTAGGGCAGCAGGTCGGGGTCGATGCCGGAGAATGTTCCTCCGGGTCCATAGACGGCGTCGACGACGTCCTCGCCCTCCGCTCCGGCGGGGATGCCGAAGGCGGCACCCGGGTGAGTCCCCGTCTCCTCACCGGCGTGGGTGTGCCGATCCTGCTGCTGCTCGCTGCTCATGTGCTCCTGTTCCCGCTTCCTGCTCGAAGACGAACCCGAGCAAGCCTAGATGATTGGTCCCGACGGTCATATCTACCGACCTCAGCACGTAACAACTACCGACCTCGGCACGTAACAACTACCGATCTCGGTGGTTATTCCGGAGGCGGGGTGGTGCGCCGCAAATGCTCCACTCGCCCTCGGGGGTCCGGTCCAGGCGGTCCAGGATGCCGGCGTCACGGAATGCGCGCAGGGTGGCTCCCGGCCCGTCGGCGAAGTGCTCCCAGCCGGTCTGGTGGACGACGACGACGTGCGGCGCACCGAGCACCTGTGCGGCTGCGCCGGCCCGCTCAGCGGTAAGGCTCAATGGCCGGCCCGAAAGCTTCGCGGGCACAGTCGCCCGGCCTGCGTTGAGCACCGCGTGGTCAATGCCGCCCAAGCGCTCCTTGACCCGGGTGATCAGCTCCAGGGAGGCGTTGTCTCCGGTGCAGTAGATGGTGGTGCCGGGGGCCTGGATGACGAAGCCGGTGACCTCGCAGTTGACGAATCCGGCGGCGTCTGTCTCACCGTCGGCAGGACCGTGCTGAGCGGGCACGGCGGTGACGGTGACGCCGTCGCCCACCGAGGCGGACTGCCAGGGGGCCAGGCCCTCGGCACCCGCCCCGAGCTGGCGGGCCGAGCCGGGGTTGGTGAGCAGCCGCGGCGCAGCCAGGGCGAAGGCGCGTCCGGAGACGTCGAGATTGTCCGCATGGTCGGCGTGGCTGACCAGCACCACGTCGACGTCCGCGAGTGCCTGCGCCTCCACTGCCGGGCCGCGGGTCTTGCGCAGGGCACCGTAGTCGGTGGGCGGGTCGAAGGTGGGGTCGAGCACCAGGCGCAGGCCGGCAACGTCGATGACCACGGTGGGACCGCCGACGACCAGGAAGCCGAGGCCGTGACGGGGCAGCAATTCAGTCATGAGTCCTCCCGGGGTTGGTACTCGGCCACGCTACCGGGCGCCGCCGCGGCGCTCGGCACCGCATCACCCCGAGCCCTCCTGGGCCAGCACCACCTTGACGGTCCGGCACAGGATCTTCAGGTCCAGCAGCAGCGTCCAGTTGTCCACGTAGAACAGGTCCAGGCGGATGGCCTCCTCCCACGGCAGGAGGGAGCGTCCACTGACCTGCCACAGGCCGGTCATGCCCGGCTTGGCCCGCAGCCGGCGGGCGGCCACGGCGTCGTACATGGCGACCTCCCTGGGGATCTGTGGGCGTGGCCCCACCAGGCTCATGGTGCCCTGCAACACGTTGAACAGCTGCGGCAGCTCGTCGATGGAGGTGCGCCGCAGTATTCTGCCGAGACGCGTGATGCGGGGATCGTTCTCAACCTTGAACAGGGGCTTGTCGAGACGGTTCTGCTCGCGCAGCAGCCGCTCCAGCTCGGCATCGGCGTTCACACGCATGGTGCGGAACTTCCACATCTGGAACTCCTGCCCGTTCAGACCGATCCGGGTCTGCCGGAACAGGGCGGGGCCGCCGTCCTGCCTGCGCACGAGCAGGGGGACGACGAGCCAGACCGGCGTGAGGGCCGCAATGAGCAGGGCCGACGCGGTCACGTCGAAGATGCGTTTGGCCACCGAGGTAGCGACTGGCGGAGGTGACTGCGCGTCTTCACGGGAGCTGCGCCCGAGCGGCGCCCTCCTGCTCCCGGGGGTGGAAGGTGTTGAGGCCAGGGGAACGGTTGAGTGGGTCATGGGGACTTCCAGAAGACTAGGTGGTGATTCAGGGGTGGGCTGCGTCGGCGGCGTCCTGCTCGGCCACGTCAGCACTCGCTGGTTCCCGGGGATGGGTTCCCAGCACGGCGGCGAGCAGCACGACTGCGTAGGTCAGCACCGGAAGGCCGACGGCGCCTGCGGCGACCGTGCGGCTGGACGACGGCGAGCGCGACACATCATCGAGTTCGGCCGAGGACATCAGCACCACCTCTACCGGTGCCTGAGTTCCCTCCAGGTTCTCAAGCACGGCGGCGGTCTGGGTGACGGCGGCGTCGGCCATGCGCTGTGCGAGCGCGGCCGACTCCGCATGCGCCGTAATCACCAGCGTGTGGGTGTCGGCGGTGTGGGTGGCGGTGAGGGCATCGGCCAGCGCCGCGGGGGAGCTGTCCAGCCCGAGGGACTCGGCCACCGCCTGGGCAACCACCGGGGAGGTGATCACGGGGACCAGTGACTCGGCCTGGCTGATGGCCAGCTGCTCGGCCGCGTACTGCTGGGCCGCGCCGCTCTGGTCGACGACGCCGGGCTCCACGCGCACATAGGCCGTGGCGGTGGCCGTATAGGTCACGGGGGAAAGCCGCACGACGGCGTAGCCGAGGCCGCCGCCGACCAGCGCGGCCAGGACCAGGAGCCAGGCCCAGCGCCGGGTCAGCGCGAGGATGTCTGCCAGCGTCATGCGCCTGACCTCCCTGTCGGGCGCCGGCGCGGGGTGCCGACGACGCGCCC
This genomic window contains:
- the ndk gene encoding nucleoside-diphosphate kinase; this encodes MTDAPERILVLLKPDAVERHLVGEILRRIEAKGYDLIALKLVAPTAEILAAHYAEHVDKPFYPGVVEYMTRGPVVAVVVEGERAVEGVRSLMGATDPTTAAPGTIRGDLGRDWGTSAIQNLVHGSDSPASAEREIAIWFPELVN
- a CDS encoding bifunctional folylpolyglutamate synthase/dihydrofolate synthase — protein: MSSEQQQDRHTHAGEETGTHPGAAFGIPAGAEGEDVVDAVYGPGGTFSGIDPDLLPYLEAADSPAGESPAQAAEEDAAAGHSRERDEAEDLAALRELVAANMVPGGDLDRLDALLAEVDADDSDDWEDWEPVLPDAETEAADGDDRHRAELAAAAHAVEVSARMRQVEAEILSRAPEHQVQPSLERVAAVLDILGNPERSYRIVHVAGTNGKTSTARMTERLLAATGMRTGRFTSPHLATIRERIALGGEPISEEDFIAAWEDVAPYIEMVDARSQADGGPRLSFFEVLTVMALAAFADHPVDVAVIEVGMGGTWDSTNVVPGDVEVITSIGLDHGTWLGTTLAEVAANKAGIIKDGSTLITAAQPEAVQAVIADAARAHQVLWRRELDAEEDPDAPGAGVLRVLDRSLGVGGQMVTLATAAAVYEDVFVPLHGEYQAHNALLALAAAEAVFGGRQLPAKVVEDGFASVTSPGRLEVLRTSPTVIVDAGHNPHGVTALADAVEEAFGFQHLVAVVGLMKDKDAEGILSVLEPACDAVVCVPIDSPRAMDAEDLGVVAREVFGADRVVVAPTLLAGTEQAVNMSEGFDAPLTASGVLIIGSVVLAAQARALFGKP
- a CDS encoding MBL fold metallo-hydrolase, producing the protein MTELLPRHGLGFLVVGGPTVVIDVAGLRLVLDPTFDPPTDYGALRKTRGPAVEAQALADVDVVLVSHADHADNLDVSGRAFALAAPRLLTNPGSARQLGAGAEGLAPWQSASVGDGVTVTAVPAQHGPADGETDAAGFVNCEVTGFVIQAPGTTIYCTGDNASLELITRVKERLGGIDHAVLNAGRATVPAKLSGRPLSLTAERAGAAAQVLGAPHVVVVHQTGWEHFADGPGATLRAFRDAGILDRLDRTPEGEWSICGAPPRLRNNHRDR
- a CDS encoding sugar transferase; this translates as MTHSTVPLASTPSTPGSRRAPLGRSSREDAQSPPPVATSVAKRIFDVTASALLIAALTPVWLVVPLLVRRQDGGPALFRQTRIGLNGQEFQMWKFRTMRVNADAELERLLREQNRLDKPLFKVENDPRITRLGRILRRTSIDELPQLFNVLQGTMSLVGPRPQIPREVAMYDAVAARRLRAKPGMTGLWQVSGRSLLPWEEAIRLDLFYVDNWTLLLDLKILCRTVKVVLAQEGSG
- a CDS encoding YveK family protein; the protein is MTLADILALTRRWAWLLVLAALVGGGLGYAVVRLSPVTYTATATAYVRVEPGVVDQSGAAQQYAAEQLAISQAESLVPVITSPVVAQAVAESLGLDSSPAALADALTATHTADTHTLVITAHAESAALAQRMADAAVTQTAAVLENLEGTQAPVEVVLMSSAELDDVSRSPSSSRTVAAGAVGLPVLTYAVVLLAAVLGTHPREPASADVAEQDAADAAHP